Proteins from a single region of Nocardiopsis dassonvillei subsp. dassonvillei DSM 43111:
- a CDS encoding MFS transporter: MTRESKPRSQTTPARAEGYRQARSATTLARSAAGEGAPPATLGTVGLLTALSALLLSVMSFAAAGIAVPSIGASLHASASEQSLVVSVYSLGFAAPMVVGGRLGDLYGRRRLFLFGMAGFTAFSLMATLAPTIAVLIVARALTGVSAAAMVPQVLATITASTHGRERARAVALFGATAGGATAVGQVLGGVLLSVPLLGSPWRTVFAMSVLMGAVAFLAALRWMPSTDAPGDRSLDLVGTALLGVSLLALMIPLSQGGALGWPGWCWALLAASPVAFAAFWTRQLRLHRRDLVPLVPPPLLRLRSYRLGLIMALLLQSAFGAFTFLYALSTQTGLGWSPMGAALVLLPFALCFFAVSIWSGKLAPRFGFRRLLTIGGFVQAAMLVATAASVLMRGPGMSGWTLGALLVGVGVGQALMFGPLVGAMIADVPPSSAGAASGVIQTAQQAAMGLGVAVAGGVLGTAMAGSTAPPGQDYMTALAICMVVQAAFAIAFALLAFALPRR; this comes from the coding sequence GTGACTAGAGAATCGAAACCGCGGAGCCAGACGACCCCTGCGCGGGCCGAGGGTTACCGCCAGGCCCGCAGCGCCACCACGCTGGCCCGATCAGCCGCAGGGGAGGGGGCGCCGCCTGCGACGCTGGGCACGGTCGGACTCCTGACCGCGTTGTCCGCCCTGCTGCTGTCGGTGATGAGCTTCGCCGCCGCGGGAATCGCCGTACCGAGTATCGGCGCCTCGCTGCACGCTTCGGCGTCCGAGCAGTCGTTGGTGGTGTCGGTCTACTCCCTGGGCTTCGCCGCGCCGATGGTCGTCGGCGGGCGTCTGGGCGACCTGTACGGCAGGCGGCGGCTCTTCCTGTTCGGCATGGCCGGATTCACCGCGTTCTCGCTGATGGCGACGCTCGCGCCGACCATTGCCGTGCTGATCGTCGCCCGCGCGCTCACCGGCGTGTCGGCGGCGGCGATGGTTCCCCAGGTGCTCGCGACGATCACGGCCTCCACGCATGGACGCGAGCGTGCCCGGGCGGTGGCGTTGTTCGGGGCGACCGCGGGCGGCGCGACGGCGGTGGGTCAGGTCCTCGGCGGCGTTTTGCTGTCGGTCCCCCTGCTCGGCTCCCCCTGGCGCACGGTCTTCGCGATGAGTGTCCTCATGGGCGCCGTCGCGTTCCTCGCCGCTCTGCGCTGGATGCCCAGCACCGACGCACCGGGCGATCGTTCGCTGGACCTGGTCGGGACCGCGTTGCTGGGGGTATCGCTGCTCGCGCTGATGATCCCGTTGTCCCAGGGCGGTGCGCTCGGTTGGCCCGGGTGGTGCTGGGCACTGCTGGCGGCCAGCCCGGTGGCGTTCGCGGCGTTCTGGACGCGGCAGCTCCGACTGCACCGCCGCGACCTGGTCCCGCTCGTTCCTCCGCCGCTCCTGCGTCTGAGGTCGTACCGGCTCGGCCTCATCATGGCCCTCCTGCTCCAGTCGGCCTTCGGCGCGTTCACGTTCCTCTACGCGCTCTCCACGCAGACGGGTCTGGGCTGGTCCCCGATGGGTGCGGCCCTCGTGCTGCTGCCGTTCGCACTGTGCTTCTTCGCCGTGTCGATCTGGTCGGGAAAGCTGGCGCCCCGTTTCGGATTCCGCCGTCTGCTGACGATCGGCGGGTTCGTCCAGGCGGCGATGCTGGTGGCGACCGCGGCATCGGTGCTCATGCGGGGCCCGGGTATGAGCGGGTGGACGCTGGGAGCTCTGCTGGTCGGAGTCGGGGTCGGTCAGGCGCTCATGTTCGGTCCGCTGGTCGGGGCGATGATCGCCGACGTCCCGCCCTCCTCGGCAGGAGCGGCCTCCGGGGTCATCCAGACCGCGCAGCAGGCCGCCATGGGGCTCGGAGTCGCGGTCGCCGGAGGGGTTCTGGGTACTGCGATGGCCGGTTCCACCGCCCCGCCCGGGCAGGACTACATGACGGCACTCGCGATCTGCATGGTCGTCCAGGCCGCGTTCGCGATCGCCTTCGCCCTCCTCGCCTTCGCCCTGCCCAGGCGCTGA
- a CDS encoding alpha/beta hydrolase gives MGSPLVRRTASVLLGLATVAALAPGTAAADPVRVLGGTGPYDAEYVTTPRLRDHTVYRPVDLPEGERLPIVAWGNGACRADGTWFENILTEFASHGFLVIASGRPGGFGSTEPEMLTEAVDWAIEENDRLFSEYRGHIDTDSVAIMGQSCGGLETYEVADDPRVDTTVLWNSGLLTDRDNDLLEDLHAPVAYFTGGPGDIAYENALDDYGRLPRGLPAFIGHLDVGHYGTFAEPDGGEYGRVGVAWLEWRLKGDQRARREFVGDDCGLCSTEWDTDSKNLG, from the coding sequence ATGGGATCACCGCTGGTACGCCGGACGGCGTCGGTCCTCCTCGGCCTGGCGACGGTCGCCGCCCTCGCCCCCGGGACGGCCGCCGCCGACCCCGTGCGGGTCCTGGGCGGGACGGGGCCCTACGACGCCGAGTACGTCACGACCCCGCGCCTGCGCGACCACACCGTCTACCGGCCCGTGGACCTGCCCGAGGGCGAGCGGCTGCCGATCGTGGCCTGGGGCAACGGCGCCTGCCGCGCCGACGGGACGTGGTTCGAGAACATCCTCACCGAGTTCGCCTCACACGGTTTCCTGGTCATCGCCAGCGGCCGCCCCGGCGGGTTCGGCAGCACCGAACCCGAGATGCTCACCGAGGCGGTCGACTGGGCGATCGAGGAGAACGACCGCCTGTTCAGCGAGTACCGGGGCCACATCGACACCGACAGCGTCGCGATCATGGGCCAGTCCTGCGGCGGCCTGGAGACCTACGAGGTCGCCGACGACCCGCGCGTGGACACCACCGTGCTGTGGAACAGCGGCCTGCTGACCGACCGCGACAACGACCTGCTGGAGGACCTGCACGCCCCCGTCGCCTACTTCACCGGCGGCCCCGGCGACATCGCCTACGAGAACGCCCTGGACGACTACGGACGGCTGCCGCGGGGGCTGCCCGCCTTCATCGGCCACCTCGACGTCGGCCACTACGGCACCTTCGCCGAGCCCGACGGCGGGGAGTACGGACGCGTCGGCGTCGCCTGGCTGGAGTGGCGGCTCAAGGGCGACCAGCGGGCCCGCCGGGAGTTCGTCGGCGACGACTGCGGCCTGTGCTCCACCGAGTGGGACACCGACAGCAAGAACCTCGGTTAG
- a CDS encoding WD40 repeat domain-containing serine/threonine protein kinase yields the protein MHPLTPEDPRTVGPHRLLARLGAGGMGEVYLARAPGGDLVAVKLVKDDLAHDPEFRARFAREVRAARRVRGPFTPAVVDDDTGAEVPWMATEYVPAPTLKEAVREHGPLPPESLPVLVSGLARALEAVHGAGLMHRDLKPGNVLLSPRGPQVIDFGLARAVEGTVLTRTGQTFGTPAYTSPEQIRGRDVSPASDVFSLAGTVLFAASGEPPFGPASAKETLRRVLSDPPNLAAVPEGPLRDLLARCLAKSPGHRPNTAAVLDALADVPVPRTAHAWLPDGVTGDVHRLGERQAGERTRAGRARWRRHALIAGAAAAALVLVAGGGYALTALPGGGEPEGDTDPAAAGADATANGTGDGTAAGEAAGEGTADPAFAPQGYQQSLSSADGVAFSPDGERVYATGSLYFSVWDWRAGEITAFLDPSPSETDINADGVMAMVHADGVGPGHQDRIELLRDTDGTLTEEAVLVYEEQRTNPRNPALSSDGARVAVVANEPGRDGIEHVIHVWDVAAGERVLTVPLLGPDTFSHVFDLEFTADGERLLGTVSDGSERVLGVAVWDADTGDWVHYFEGPGNLGFAPHPTDPSVMALLEDTDRVRLVDLDTGTTLRDLGRIGEDDPDVGFSLAFSSDGERLYAGVGDPYGVTELLGTVWDTGTGEVLRDGDALLPGPLDPHPRDEFLAVVDPEAGQVLILDGENLTVVNELEQPD from the coding sequence GTGCACCCCCTCACCCCTGAGGACCCCCGCACCGTCGGGCCCCACCGGCTGCTGGCCCGCCTGGGGGCCGGCGGCATGGGCGAGGTCTACCTGGCCCGCGCCCCGGGCGGCGATCTGGTCGCCGTCAAGCTCGTCAAGGACGACCTGGCCCACGACCCCGAGTTCCGGGCCCGGTTCGCCCGCGAGGTGCGCGCCGCACGGCGGGTCCGGGGACCCTTCACCCCGGCGGTGGTCGACGACGACACCGGTGCCGAGGTGCCGTGGATGGCCACCGAGTACGTGCCCGCCCCCACACTCAAGGAGGCGGTGCGCGAGCACGGGCCGCTGCCGCCCGAGTCCCTGCCCGTGCTGGTGTCCGGTCTGGCCCGGGCCCTGGAGGCGGTGCACGGGGCCGGGCTGATGCACCGCGACCTCAAACCCGGCAACGTGCTGCTGTCCCCGCGCGGCCCGCAGGTGATCGACTTCGGGCTGGCGCGGGCGGTGGAGGGCACGGTGCTGACCCGCACCGGGCAGACCTTCGGCACCCCCGCCTACACCTCCCCCGAGCAGATCAGGGGCCGTGACGTGTCCCCGGCGAGCGACGTGTTCTCCCTGGCCGGGACGGTGCTGTTCGCCGCCTCCGGGGAACCGCCGTTCGGGCCCGCATCGGCCAAGGAGACCCTGCGGCGCGTCCTGTCGGACCCCCCGAACCTGGCGGCGGTCCCGGAGGGGCCGCTGCGCGACCTGCTGGCCCGCTGCCTGGCCAAGAGCCCCGGGCACCGCCCGAACACGGCCGCGGTCCTGGACGCGTTGGCCGACGTGCCCGTGCCGCGGACCGCGCACGCCTGGCTGCCCGACGGGGTGACCGGCGACGTTCACCGGCTGGGGGAGCGGCAGGCCGGGGAGCGCACCCGCGCGGGCCGGGCCCGGTGGCGGCGGCACGCGCTGATCGCGGGGGCCGCGGCCGCCGCCCTGGTCCTGGTGGCCGGGGGCGGGTACGCGCTCACCGCGCTGCCCGGCGGCGGGGAACCCGAGGGGGACACGGACCCCGCGGCGGCCGGTGCCGACGCCACGGCGAACGGCACCGGTGACGGCACGGCCGCAGGAGAGGCGGCCGGGGAGGGGACCGCCGACCCCGCCTTCGCTCCGCAGGGGTACCAGCAGAGCCTGTCGTCCGCCGACGGGGTGGCCTTCTCCCCCGACGGGGAACGGGTCTACGCCACCGGTTCGCTCTACTTCTCCGTGTGGGACTGGCGTGCGGGCGAGATCACGGCCTTCCTCGACCCCTCGCCGTCCGAGACCGACATCAACGCCGACGGCGTGATGGCGATGGTTCACGCGGACGGGGTGGGGCCCGGCCACCAGGACAGGATCGAACTCCTGCGGGACACCGACGGGACGCTGACCGAGGAGGCCGTCCTGGTGTACGAGGAGCAGCGCACCAACCCCCGCAACCCCGCGCTGTCCTCCGACGGGGCCCGTGTGGCGGTCGTGGCCAACGAACCGGGCCGGGACGGCATCGAGCACGTCATCCACGTGTGGGACGTCGCGGCGGGCGAACGCGTCCTCACCGTCCCCCTGCTGGGGCCGGACACGTTCAGCCACGTGTTCGACCTGGAGTTCACCGCCGACGGGGAGAGGCTCCTCGGCACCGTCAGCGACGGCTCCGAGCGAGTGCTGGGGGTCGCCGTGTGGGACGCGGACACCGGGGACTGGGTCCACTACTTCGAGGGGCCCGGGAACCTGGGATTCGCCCCGCATCCGACCGATCCGTCGGTGATGGCGCTGCTGGAGGACACCGACCGGGTCCGTCTGGTGGATCTGGACACGGGCACCACCCTGCGGGACCTGGGCCGCATCGGCGAGGACGACCCCGACGTCGGATTCTCCCTCGCGTTCTCCTCCGACGGTGAACGGCTGTACGCCGGTGTCGGGGACCCGTACGGCGTCACCGAACTGCTCGGGACGGTGTGGGACACCGGAACGGGCGAGGTCCTGCGCGACGGCGACGCCCTGCTGCCCGGACCACTGGACCCGCACCCCCGCGACGAGTTCCTGGCCGTCGTCGATCCGGAGGCGGGCCAGGTGCTGATACTGGACGGCGAGAACCTGACCGTCGTCAACGAGCTTGAGCAACCGGACTGA